One window of the Candoia aspera isolate rCanAsp1 chromosome 16, rCanAsp1.hap2, whole genome shotgun sequence genome contains the following:
- the CLIC3 gene encoding chloride intracellular channel protein 3, with amino-acid sequence MAEGSKLQLFVKASSDGETVGHCPFCQRLFMVLLLKGVPFTLTTVDMKRSLDVLKDFAPGAQLPVLLYGREPKTDTIKIEEFLEETLAPPEFPSLAPRYRESTLAGNDVFHRFSAYIKNPAPAQDEALHHGLLKALQRLDKYLNTPLEYELARDPQLAVSRRQFLDGDQMTLADCNLLPKLNIVNVVCQHYRQAGIPKDLRGIGRYLEHAAETKEFQYTCPNRQEIIQAYHGVVRQPK; translated from the exons ATGGCAGAGGGTTCCAAGCTCCAGCTTTTCGTCAAG GCCAGCAGTGACGGAGAGACCGTAGGGCACTGTCCCTTCTGCCAGCGCCTTTTCATGGTTCTGCTGCTCAAGGGGGTCCCCTTCACGCTGACCACAGTGGACATGAAGAG GTCCCTGGATGTCCTGAAGGACTTCGCCCCAGGAGCCCAGCTGCCTGTCCTGCTCTATGGCAGGGAGCCCAAAACAGACACCATCAAGATCGAAGAGTTCCTGGAGGAGACCCTGGCCCCACCTGA GTTCCCCAGCCTGGCACCCAGATATAGAGAGTCCACCTTGGCTGGGAATGACGTCTTCCACCGGTTCTCTGCCTACATCAAGAACCCAGCACCTGCTCAGGATGAAG CTTTGCACCATGGCCTTCTCAAAGCCCTCCAAAGGTTGGACAAATACTTGAACACCCCTCTGGAGTACGAGCTGGCCCGTGACCCCCAGCTGGCTGTCTCCCGCCGGCAGTTCCTGGATGGGGACCAGATGACACTCGCTGACTGCAACTTGCTCCCCAAACTCAACATTGTGAAT GTGGTGTGCCAGCACTACCGCCAGGCAGGCATCCCCAAGGACCTGCGGGGCATCGGGCGCTACCTGGAGCATGCTGCCGAGACCAAGGAGTTCCAGTACACCTGTCCAAACCGCCAGGAGATCATCCAGGCCTACCACGGCGTGGTCAGGCAGCCCAAGTAG
- the PAXX gene encoding protein PAXX isoform X2, translating to MAPPGPLRVVSHGGRRFLCFCEGGGDSPRLQLTDACEFWSCRIPSEKLDGQKEPCSPADCLFRLRKLVQGQPPALTLHDGGATLRVQDGGQSVTFDLCKAPPSEARRQLQDLTFGLVEQLQTLEKRLEESAATSMALGSPEKKSSPSQSLLEADRSPPKPRGGAGPSKRRLPGESLINPGFRSKKIPTGVDFEDA from the exons ATGGCGCCGCCGGGGCCGCTGCGCGTGGTGAGCCACGGAGGGCGGCGGTTCCTCTGCTTCTGCGAGGGCGGAGGCGACTCCCCGCGGCTGCA GCTGACCGATGCCTGCGAGTTCTGGAGCTGCAGGATCCCTTCGGAGAAGCTGGATGGGCAG AAGGAGCCCTGCTCTCCGGCCGACTGCCTCTTCAGACTGCG GAAACTCGTGCAGGGCCAGCCACCTGCCCTCACCCTCCACGACGGCGGGGCCACACTGCGGGTCCAGGACGGCGGGCAGAGTGTGACCTTCGACCTCTGCAAAGCCCCGCCCTCCGAGGCCAGGAGGCAGCTCCAGGACCTCACCTTCGGCCTGGTGGAGCAGCTGCAGACGCTGGAGAAACGCCTGGAAG AAAGCGCTGCCACCTCCATGGCGCTCGGGAGCCCGGAGAAGAAGAGCTCGCCAAGCCAGAGTCTCTTGGAAGCAG ACCGAAGCCCACCGAAGCCCAGGGGAGGGGCCGGTCCGAGTAAGAGGCGGCTGCCGGGGGAGTCCCTCATTAATCCCGGATTCAGAAG CAAGAAGATCCCGACGGGGGTAGATTTTGAAGATGCCTGA
- the PAXX gene encoding protein PAXX isoform X1, whose amino-acid sequence MAPPGPLRVVSHGGRRFLCFCEGGGDSPRLQLTDACEFWSCRIPSEKLDGQKEPCSPADCLFRLRKLVQGQPPALTLHDGGATLRVQDGGQSVTFDLCKAPPSEARRQLQDLTFGLVEQLQTLEKRLEESAATSMALGSPEKKSSPSQSLLEAGLKNQILETQLYLCLILPRGKDFLQGETVPGPAVCECLLQTAGKTEAHRSPGEGPVRVRGGCRGSPSLIPDSEARRSRRG is encoded by the exons ATGGCGCCGCCGGGGCCGCTGCGCGTGGTGAGCCACGGAGGGCGGCGGTTCCTCTGCTTCTGCGAGGGCGGAGGCGACTCCCCGCGGCTGCA GCTGACCGATGCCTGCGAGTTCTGGAGCTGCAGGATCCCTTCGGAGAAGCTGGATGGGCAG AAGGAGCCCTGCTCTCCGGCCGACTGCCTCTTCAGACTGCG GAAACTCGTGCAGGGCCAGCCACCTGCCCTCACCCTCCACGACGGCGGGGCCACACTGCGGGTCCAGGACGGCGGGCAGAGTGTGACCTTCGACCTCTGCAAAGCCCCGCCCTCCGAGGCCAGGAGGCAGCTCCAGGACCTCACCTTCGGCCTGGTGGAGCAGCTGCAGACGCTGGAGAAACGCCTGGAAG AAAGCGCTGCCACCTCCATGGCGCTCGGGAGCCCGGAGAAGAAGAGCTCGCCAAGCCAGAGTCTCTTGGAAGCAG GCCTGAAAAACCAGATTCTGGAAACCCAGTTATACCTATGCCTCATCCTTCCGAGGGGAAAGGATTTTCTGCAGGGAGAAACGGTCCCTGGGCCGGCTGTGTGCGAATGTCTGCTCCAAACTGCTGGGAAG ACCGAAGCCCACCGAAGCCCAGGGGAGGGGCCGGTCCGAGTAAGAGGCGGCTGCCGGGGGAGTCCCTCATTAATCCCGGATTCAGAAG CAAGAAGATCCCGACGGGGGTAG
- the LOC134506105 gene encoding LOW QUALITY PROTEIN: ficolin-1-like (The sequence of the model RefSeq protein was modified relative to this genomic sequence to represent the inferred CDS: inserted 1 base in 1 codon) → MRRAGERAGLLLLGLMIATCGVALEPSCPEAQVVGLGGNEKIASXGCPGFPGAAGPQGTPGIPGAKGEKGLQGIPGKIGPPGVKGEKGAVGSPGARGNKGDVGNKREIDEKGLDTLQCKRGARNCKELLAKGVVLSGWYTIYPQDCQPLQVLCDMDTEGGGWIVFQRQSDGSVDFYRDWASYKRGFESQLTEFWLGNNNIHLLTSLGENELCVDLADFNNEHSFAKYTSFRVVGETDQYRLTLGAFSGGPAGDSLSGHNNMPFSTRDKQQNPKNSKCAEVYKGAWWYNVCHTANLNGKYRLGEHKSFADSINRKTGKGYNYSYKRSEMKIRPLV, encoded by the exons ATGAGGAGAGCTGGCGAGCGAGCAGGCCTCCTCCTGCTTGGTCTGATGATCGCAACCTGTGGAGTGGCCCTGGAGCCCTCCTGCCCAG aaGCACAGGTGGTGGGCCTGGGTGGCAATGAGAAGATAGCCT GGGGATGTCCAGGCTTCCCTGGAGCAGCAGGGCCCCAGGGGACCCCGGGCATTCCTGGGGCCAAAG GCGAAAAAGGCTTGCAGGGAATCCCTGGGAAAATTGGACCTCCTGGGGTAAAAG GAGAAAAAGGTGCTGTGGGAAGCCCTGGGGCAAGAG GAAATAAAGGTGATGTGGGCAACAAAAGAGAAATTG ATGAGAAGGGGCTGGACACTCTCCAGTGCAAGCGAG GTGCCCGAAACTGCAAAGAGCTCTTGGCCAAGGGGGTGGTCCTGAGCGGCTGGTACACCATCTACCCCCAGGACTGCCAGCCCCTGCAGGTGCTGTGCGACATGGACACCGAGGGAGGCGGATGGATC GTCTTCCAAAGGCAGTCAGACGGCTCGGTGGATTTTTACCGGGACTGGGCTTCCTACAAGAGAGGCTTTGAAAgccaactcacagaattctggctgggaaaCAACAATATCCACCTCCTGACCTCTCTGG GAGAGAACGAACTGTGCGTTGACCTTGCTGATTTCAACAACGAACATTCCTTCGCCAAATACACGTCCTTCCGGGTGGTAGGGGAAACTGACCAGTATCGGCTGACTCTGGGCGCCTTCAGCGGGGGCCCTGCAG GCGACTCGCTCTCTGGCCACAACAACATGCCCTTCTCCACCCGAGACAAGCAGCAGAACCCCAAGAACTCCAAATGCGCCGAGGTGTACAAAGGGGCCTGGTGGTACAACGTCTGCCACACCGCCAACCTCAACGGGAAATACCGCCTTGGAGAACACAAGTCCTTCGCGGACAGCATCAACCGGAAAACAGGGAAAGGCTACAACTACTCCTATAAGCGCTCCGAGATGAAAATCCGGCCGCTGGTGTAG